The genomic stretch ACGTAAGTTTGCTTAAATTATTTTGGCAAAAATTCCACTCAGGAATTGCCAAAATGATTATTGATAAAAAAGATTATAAGCCTGCGACTTAAAAATAGTTGTTAGTTAACAAATACAAAAGATCACTTTAACGAGTGGTCTTTTTTTGTTTAGATATAATTCAGAAGTCCTTTTTAGCTACGGTAAAACCGTATAAAACAGAAACTTATTAACACGAAAACGTTTTCGTTAACCTTGTGATTATTGTGCTACAAAATAAATTTCTACATTGATAGGAACTTTAACCACATAAACCATGAAAACAACTAAAATATTCTATTTCTTATTGATCAGTTTATTCTTTATAAGCTGTTCTGAAGATGAAATTACGCAAGAAAACGAGCAAAGTACAGAAGCTGTCAAAGAAACAGTTGTAACTGCCAAAAACAACTTAAAACCAATTGGATCTGGAGTCATGATGCAAGCATTTTATTGGGACGTTCCTGCAGGTGGAACTTGGTGGAATGTTGTCAAAGGAAAGGTAGACGATTGGAGCAATGCAGGAATTGATGCCATTTGGCTTCCGCCAGCTTCCAAAGCGCAAAACGGACCATTTTCTATGGGTTATGATCCTTTTGATTACTTCGATTTTGGAGAATACAACCAAATGGGAAGTGTAGAAACGCGTTTTGGCTCTACTGCCGAATTGCAAAGTTTAGTAAATACAGCTCATAACAATGGATTGAGCGTAATTGCAGACATTGTATTAAATCACAATAGTGGAGGCGCTAGTGAGTACAATCCGTTCAAAGGAACAAGCACATACACAGATTATCAACCAATGTCAGGAATGTTCAACAGAACGTACTATGACTTTCATCCAAATGATTATCATGCAAATGATGAAGGTGCATTTGGTGGCTTTGCCGATTTATGTCATCACAAAACATATGTACAAGATTGGCTTTGGAACAATTCAAACTCAGTTGCCAAATACTATAAAAATGTAATTGGTTTTGACGGATGGCGTTTTGACTATGTAAAAGGATTTGCTCCTTGGGTTATAAAAGATTGGAAAAATGCTGTTGGAGGTTTCTCTGTTGGAGAATATTGGGACGCAAATGTAAATACCTTAGATTGGTGGACAGGACAAGCGGAAGTAAGCGCGTTCGATTTTGCTTGTTATTACAAAATGAAAGATGCTTTCAGTGGAAACGACTTGACAAAATTAAACGATGATATGTTATGGAAGCGAAACGCATCAAAAGCAGTTACATTTGTGGCAAATCATGATACGGATGAAATTGTAAACGGAAAAATTCTCGCGTATGCGTACATATTAACACATGAAGGATATCCAACAATATTCTATAGCGATTACGAACAATGGTTAGATAAAAATAAATTAAACAATCTGATTTGGATTCATAACAACTTAGCAAGCGGAAGTACATCAATTATGTATGCGGATAATGACGAATATATTGCAAGAAGAAATGGAAACAATAGTGCTGGAATAGTTGTGTATATCAACAACTCAAATAGCTGGCAAGAACGCTGGGTAGAAACCAATTGGTCAAACACACGAATTAAAGACTTCACAGGTCATTCTGGTTGGGAACCTGTAACGCAAGGTGGAAAATGGGTAAAAATTCAGGCACCACCAAAAAGCTATTCTGTTTGGTCTGTAAAATAACATGATACTCAAAATATCATTATTCAATTGTTACATTGAAAAATTGTTACATTAATAATTAGGGCATTCCGCAATGAAAAATTGCGGACGCGCTTTCGGCAGTCGCTCTCACAAAACAGAAATAAACGAGTTCACTCAGTGGAATCGAAGTGAGGAGCTTCAACAAAGCCTCAATCGCTAATGCAGAAAAAAACAATTCTAACAATCATTCGAAACTAGTATAAAAAATCAATATGTTGTCACTTCGGGCGCAGTCGAGAAGCCAATAAACATCTTAGTTTCATTGAATCTCAACTGCACTCGATTTGACATATTATGATAAACCTGTTTAGTTTCATATAGAAAAACACTTAATTATCAGTCAATTATCGTCAAGTCTTGATGCTAGATTCCAAAAGCAGCTTGTGCTGAGCCTGTCGAAGTAAGCGGTCTAATATCTTTTATCGGGCAATACATTCAAATTATTTCAATATTCTTTGGTGTAAATATTTGTAATCAAAAAATAGTCTCTATATTTGCAATCGTAAAATCTAAAAGAGAGGAGGTTAAGGACTATGTTAATTATACCAGTTAAAGAAGGAGAAAATATAGACAGAGCACTGAAACGTTTCAAGCGAAAATTTGATCGTACAGGTGGAATGCGTCAACTAAGAGCTAGAAAACACTTTTCAAAGCCATCAGTAGTGCGTAGAGCGCAGATTCAGAAAGCTCAGTACATACAAAATCTTAGAGATCAAGAAGAAGTTTAAGATTTTTAGAACAAAATTAAAAAGGTTTCCATAACGGAAACCTTTTTTTGTGTGTATAATTCAAATATTAAATACAACTTTAGTAACTTTAAACAAATAAAATGGAGTTTATCAGTTTAAGAGTTTATCAGTTTAATTTCGCATTAATAAAAGTTAAAAGTTAAAAGTTAAAAGTGAACAGTTGAAAGTGAAAAAGTGATCAGTTAAGAGTAAATTAACGAACAAACAAACAAACAAAGCGACTAAAACCCAAAACCCAAAAATGACCTTCACTTCCTTCACAGAATATCTAAAACTCGAAAAGAACTATTCGGTGCATACGGTAACAGCTTATGAAAAAGATTTGCGTTCGTTTTCGGAATTTTGTGAAACTGCATATGAGGATGATAATATAAAAGGAGTTCATTATGTGCAAATTCGGAATTGGATCGTTTCTTTAGTAGAAACGGGTTTGATGAATGCAACGATAAACAGAAAAGTATCTTCACTCAAAACCTATTACAAATACTTACTCAAAACAAAACAAATAGAAGTAAGTCCATTAATAAAACACAAAGCATTAAAAACGTCAAAAAAAATACAAGTACCATTCTCTAAAAAAGAAATGGATCAAGTATTAGAAAACATAGTCTTTAAAAATGATTTTGCAGGTATACGCAACAAAACGATCATTGAAATGTTGTATGCAACAGGAATGCGGCGGAGTGAATTAATCAATCTAAAAGAATCAGACATAGATTATACTTTAAAAACAATTAAAATATTAGGTAAAAGAAACAAAGAGCGAATTGTTCCATTGCTGCAAAAGCTTGAAGTACAGTTAAAAGAATACAATACCCAAAGGAAATCAATAGCTATTCATAAAACGGATGAATTATTTTTAACGGCTAAGGGAAATAAAATCTATCCGAATCTTGTATATCGTCTAATAAATGATTATTTTAGTGTAGCATCAACAAAAACAAAAAAGAGTCCGCATATTCTCAGACATACATTTGCGACTCATTTATTAAATCAAGGTGCAGACTTAAATGCTGTAAAAGAATTACTTGGTCATGCTAGCTTAGCTTCCACACAAGTATATACTCACAACAGTTTAGCTGAACTTAAAAATGTATATGCCAAAGCGCATCCTAGAAATAAAAAGTAATTACAAAGAAAGCAGCCAAAACCTAAATTATAACCTAAAAAAATACCGCGTATGAAAGTAAACATGCAGTCCGTAAACTTTACGGCAGATCGTAAGTTAGTAGATTTCATTCAAAGAAAAATGGACAAGTTAGAAACATACTATGATAAAATTGTAGATGCAGACGTCTATTTAAAGGTAGAAAACACAAGTGCAAAAGAAAATAAGATTGCAGAAGTGAGAGTAAATATTCCTGGAGATGATCTTATGGTAAAAAAACAATGTAGAACCTTTGAGGAAGCTATGGATGAAGCAACAAGCACATTACAAAGAGCGCTATTAAAAAGAAAAGAAAAAGTACGAACACATTGATATAAAAAAGTTCTCAAAAATTGTTTTGATTAAAAAAATAATTTATACATTTGCAGTCCGTTAGAAATAGCGGGCTTTTTTTATGAGCAAAAGCCGATGTAGCTCAGCTGGCTAGAGCAGCTGATTTGTAATCAGCAGGTCGTGGGTTCGAGTCCCTCCATCGGCTCAAAAAAAGTAAAGCGCAGTAGGGGTTGAGAAATACGAAAAGTATTTTGAGACATAATAATGAAACGTTAATCCTTAGCGCAGTCGAAGGAAGTTATCCATCGGCTCATAAGTTTTGAAATATTGATTTTTATTGGGGAGATACTCAAGCGGCCAACGAGGGCAGACTGTAAATCTGCTGACTACGTCTTCGCAGGTTCGAATCCTGCTCTCCCCACTAAACAAAAGCGAAAGTAGCTCAGTTGGTAG from Kordia antarctica encodes the following:
- a CDS encoding alpha-amylase, whose amino-acid sequence is MKTTKIFYFLLISLFFISCSEDEITQENEQSTEAVKETVVTAKNNLKPIGSGVMMQAFYWDVPAGGTWWNVVKGKVDDWSNAGIDAIWLPPASKAQNGPFSMGYDPFDYFDFGEYNQMGSVETRFGSTAELQSLVNTAHNNGLSVIADIVLNHNSGGASEYNPFKGTSTYTDYQPMSGMFNRTYYDFHPNDYHANDEGAFGGFADLCHHKTYVQDWLWNNSNSVAKYYKNVIGFDGWRFDYVKGFAPWVIKDWKNAVGGFSVGEYWDANVNTLDWWTGQAEVSAFDFACYYKMKDAFSGNDLTKLNDDMLWKRNASKAVTFVANHDTDEIVNGKILAYAYILTHEGYPTIFYSDYEQWLDKNKLNNLIWIHNNLASGSTSIMYADNDEYIARRNGNNSAGIVVYINNSNSWQERWVETNWSNTRIKDFTGHSGWEPVTQGGKWVKIQAPPKSYSVWSVK
- the rpsU gene encoding 30S ribosomal protein S21, which translates into the protein MLIIPVKEGENIDRALKRFKRKFDRTGGMRQLRARKHFSKPSVVRRAQIQKAQYIQNLRDQEEV
- a CDS encoding tyrosine-type recombinase/integrase — translated: MTFTSFTEYLKLEKNYSVHTVTAYEKDLRSFSEFCETAYEDDNIKGVHYVQIRNWIVSLVETGLMNATINRKVSSLKTYYKYLLKTKQIEVSPLIKHKALKTSKKIQVPFSKKEMDQVLENIVFKNDFAGIRNKTIIEMLYATGMRRSELINLKESDIDYTLKTIKILGKRNKERIVPLLQKLEVQLKEYNTQRKSIAIHKTDELFLTAKGNKIYPNLVYRLINDYFSVASTKTKKSPHILRHTFATHLLNQGADLNAVKELLGHASLASTQVYTHNSLAELKNVYAKAHPRNKK
- the hpf gene encoding ribosome hibernation-promoting factor, HPF/YfiA family, encoding MKVNMQSVNFTADRKLVDFIQRKMDKLETYYDKIVDADVYLKVENTSAKENKIAEVRVNIPGDDLMVKKQCRTFEEAMDEATSTLQRALLKRKEKVRTH